GGTGCAAGGAGGGCGAGCGCATGACGTACGACCGGTTGGTGTGCGCGAACTGTGCGGCGCCCGTGAGCGAGGGCCGGTGCCCGGTGTGCCGCGCCAACCGCGAGCGTCTTCAGCAGGAGGGCTTCCTCAGCGGGGTCAACCCGATGGCGCTGATCGCGCTGCTGGCGGTGCTGGTCGCCGCGCTGGTACTGCTGGCGCACCAGACCGCGTGACCGAGGACGGGCGGCCGCGACCGCGGGTCGGCAAAGGCCCCGGAAAACCTTGAGGGCCCGGAGCGTGACGCTCCGGGCCCTTGCCGTGTGTGACATGCGTACGGTCGGTGTACGGCCGTACGCGTGTCGTCACTCGGAGACCGCGATCAGGCGGCCGCGCCGCCCCGGCCCGCCAGGCGCGGCAGGACGCGGAAGCCGATGCCGCCGGCGATCATCGTCGCGGCACCGATCACCAGGAAGGTGGTCTGGCCGGCACCCGTCTCGGCGAGCTGCTTGCCGCTGCCGCCGCCCTGCGGCTTCGGGGAGTCCGAGCCGGTGTCGGTGAGGGCCGAGGAACCCGCCTCCTGGGAGACGTTGTCGTTGCCGCCGCCCTGCGGGGTGTCGTTGTTGCCACCGGTGCCGGAGCCGCCGGTGCCGCTGCCGCCGGTGCCGGAGCCGCCGCCGTTGCCCGAGCCACCGGTGCCGCCACCGTGGTGGGAGCCGCCGCCGTTGCCGGAGCCGCCGGTGCCGTGGCCGCCACCGTTGCCGTGACCGCCGCCGTTGTTGCCGGAGCCGCCGGTGCCGTTGCCCGGGTCCGGGTTACCGGGGTCGGGGTTGCCCGGGTCCGGGTTACCGGGGTCAGGGTTGCCCGGGTCAGGGTTGCCCGGGTCCGGGTTGCCCGGGTCAGGGTTGCCCGGGTCAGGGTTACCGGGGTCAGGGTTGCCCGGGTCCGGGTTACCGGGGTCCGGGTTGCCCGGGTCCGGGTTGCCGGGGTCGGGGTTGCCGGGGTCCGGGTCGCCCGTGCCGGGGTCCGGGCAGTCAGGGGTGACGATGATGTCACAAATGGGACCGGGGTCGGCCGAGGCGACACCCGCGACACACAGCGAGGCACCGGCCGCGACCACGGCACCCGCGGCGACCCGGGCGATCCGGATCCGCGTCTTCCTAGTCATGTATTTGCTACCCCCAGTAGCGATTCGTCAATGAGGCAGCGCGTGGGGCCGGCCGTGATCGACGGAGGCAGCTGACGATGCCCGAATCAGAGTCGAGTGATTCGGTCCCCCCGGTTCACATGCGCCCCAAAGACACGCATGCCACAGTCACCTTTTCGGTTTTTCAAAGCAACGTCAAGGGCGTTGCGAGCGCATTGTCCGATAAAGGTTTTTCAGGGGGAATTGGAAGCCGTGAGCGTGTCGTAAAACTGGGGCGAAACGACAACTGCCGCCTCGCGGGCGGCAGTTGTCATGTCGACAAAGTTACTTCTCCTGCTGCTTGCGCCAGCGAATGCCGGCCTCCAGGAAACCGTCGATCTCGCCGTTGAACACGGCCTCGGGGTTGCCCACTTCGTGGTCGGTGCGCAGGTCCTTGACCATCTGGTAGGGGTGCAGCACGTACGAACGCATCTGGTTGCCCCAGGAGTTGCCGCCGTCGCCCTTGAGGGCGTCCATCTTGGCCTGCTCCTCCTGGCGGCGGCGCTCCAGCAGCTTGGCCTGGAGGACGTTCATCGCGGTGGCCCGGTTCTGGATCTGCGAGCGCTCGTTCTGGCAGGAGACGACGATGCCCGTGGGGAGGTGCGTGATGCGGACCGCGGAGTCGGTCGTGTTGACGCCCTGGCCGCCGGGGCCGGAGGAACGGTAGACGTCGATGCGCAGCTCGGACTCGTCGATCTCGACGTGGTCGGACTGCTCGACGACGGGGAGCACCTCGACGCCCGCGAAGGAGGTCTGGCGGCGGCCCTGGTTGTCGAAGGGCGAGATGCGCACGAGGCGGTGGGTGCCCTGCTCGACGGAGAGGGTGCCGTAGGCGTAGGGCGCCTGGACGGCGAAGGTGGTCGACTTGATGCCGGCCTCTTCGGCGTACGACGTCTCGTAGATCTCCGTCTTGTAGCCGCGCTGCTCGGCCCAGCGCAGGTACATGCGCTGGAGCTTCTCGGCGAAGTCGGCGGCGTCGACGCCACCGGCCTCGGCGCGGATGTTGACCAGCGCCTCACGGGCGTCGTACTCGCCGGACAGGAGGGTGCGGACCTCCATCTCGTCCAGCGCCTTGCGCACCGCCGTGAGCTCGGACTCGGCCTCGGCGCGGGTGTCCGGGTCGTCCTCCTCCTCGGCCATCTCGAAGAGGACCGCGAGGTCGTCGATGCGGCCGCGCAGCGCCTCCGCCTTCCTGACCTCGGCCTGGAGGTGGGAGAGCTTGCTGGTGATCTTCTGCGCCTCGTCCGGGTTGTCCCACAGGGACGGCGCCGCCGCCTGCTCCTCAAGCACGGCGATATCGGCCCTCATCTTGTCGAGGTCCAGGACGGCCTCGATCGACTCCATGGTCGAGGAGAGGGACTTCAGCTCTTCGGAAACATCGACGACTGCCACGCAACCAGCGTAACGGCTGTGGCAAGCGACCTGCTCCGGGCTCGAGGGGCCGCCGTCGCCGGGCGCAGGGGTGGCGGCGGCGGTCCTGCGGGTACGCCCACGTCGTGGCCGCTCAGGCGGTTCCCCGCGGCCGCCTGGCCCGGACGTCCGTCCGGGCGGGGCCCCGGCCGCGCACCGACGACCACGCTCGCCGCCCCCACGGCGGAGTCACGGCGTCGACGTGCTGTGCGTGTCGCGGGGCGGTTGGTCGTCCGAACCGGAGGCCCACCAGCCGCCGACGGCGACGAGCGCCGCGACCGCCGCCCCGGCCACGCCCAGGGTGATCCGGCGGCGGCGTACCGCGGCGCGGTGCCGGGCCGAGCCGGGACGGGGGGCGCCGGGGGTGCGGGGGGCGCGGGCCGTGCCGTGGGCGCCGCCGGCCAGCTCGTCCGGGGCCGGGACCCGCATCGAGGTATGGGTGTCGCGGTTGGAGTCGGGGCGGGCGCCCGGCACGAGGGAGACCGCGCCCCGGCGGCGCACCGACTCGGCCCGCTCGGGGGGCGCGGAGGCCGGTTCCGCCTCGGCGGGCGGCTCGGCCGGCTCCGGCTCGTCCACGTCCAGCGGCGGCAGCCCGGCCAGCGTCGGCAGCTGCTCGCGCAGCCGCGCCGCCAGCTCCGAGGCGCGCAGCCGGGACGCGGGCGCCTTGGCGAGGCACTGCACGATCAGCTGCCACAGCTCCTCGGGGATGCCGGGCAGGGGCACGACCGTCTCGGTGACATGGCGGCGCAGGACCGCGCCGGGGTGGCCGCCGCCGAAGGGGGTGAAGCCGGCCAGCAGCTCGTACAGGACGGTGGCCAGCGCGTAGATGTCCACGGAGGCCCGCGGCGGCAGGCCCTCGACGATCTCGGGCGCGAGGTAGTCCGGCGTGCCGATGATCTTCGTCGCGCGGGTCCGGCGCGGGGCGTCGATCAGCTTGGCCACACCGAAGTCGGTGAGCAGCGCCGGGTGGGCACCGCCGGGGCCGAGCGGGCCCTGCATGTCGAGCAGCACGTTCTCCGGCTTGACGTCCCGGTGCACGACCCCCGCCCTGTGGGCGGCGGCCAGCGCGTCGGCCACGTCGGCGACGATCGCCACGGCCGCCTCGGGGGCGAGCCGCCGCTCCCGCTCCAGGCGGGTGCGCAGATCGGTGCCGCGCACCAGGTCCATCACGAGGGCCAGGTCGTTGCCGTCGACGACCAGGTCGCGCACGGTGACGATGTGCGGGTGCTCCAGTCCGAGCAGGGCGGTGCGCTCCTGGACGAAGCGCCCGACGAGCTCCTGGTCGGAGGAGAGGTCCTCCCGCAGCAGCTTGATGGCGACGGGGCCCTCGGGTCCCTCGCCCAGCCACACCGTGCCGGCGCTGCCCCGCCCCAGGATCTGGTTCGCGGTGTACCGGCTGCCGATCTTCCGTGCCAAGACTGCTCCTACAGACGCGTGTTGTCGTCAAAGCTACGCGTCCGGCGAGCCAACCTTCACCGCGGCGACGGAAATCACCCGCCAGATGTCGACAAATCCCCAACCCCACGGGTGGGTTGCCGGCGCGCCACCGGTCAGTTGCCGCCGCCCAGGTCCTTGACCCAGCCGCTCACCTGGCCCGCCCAGTGCGTCACCTCGTGCCAGTAACCGCGCCCCTGGCCGACCCAGGTGTGCAGCGGGGTCAGCTCCCAGATCAGCCAGCTCGCCACGACCAGGATGACGATCGTGAACAGACAGCCCTTGAGGCAGCCGAGTCCGGGGATCTTCATCGGGTTGGCGCTGCGCTGCCGCGGCGGCCGGGGCTCGCGCGCGGGCCGCTGGGGCTCCGGCGGCGCGTACTGCCGGGGCTGCGGGGCGTACTGCCGGGGCTGCTGCTGCGGGGCGTGGCCGTAGCCCTGCTGGTACCCCTGCCCCTGCTGCTGCCGGCCGCGCGGCTGCGGCTGCTGCGGGCGGGGCTGCGGGGCCTGGCGCTGCGGCTGCTGCGGGCGGGCGGCCTGCCGGTGCGGCCGGTGGTGCAGCGGGTCGTCCTCCGGGGAGAGGTACTGGACCTGCGTCTGCTCGTTGCGGTCGCGGGCGGCGCGCAGCTGGTTCTGCCAGGGGTGCGGCTGCTCGGGCCCCTGCTGACCCGGCCCGGTGCTCGGCAGCACGGCCGTCGGGTCGGCGGCGCCGGTGTGCGGGAGGACGGCGGTGGGGTCGGCGGCGCCCGCGGGTCCCGCGGTGTGCGGCAGGACGCTGGTGGCGCCGTTCGGGTCGTACGCGCCCGGGGGCGCGTTCGTCGGCAGCACCTGCGTGGGGTCGGCGGCTCCCGGCACGCCGGGCTCGCCCGGCACCGCGGTCGGGGCCGGGTCGGGGGCGAGCAGCGCGCCGACGCCCTCGGCCGCGGCGATCGCGGCGGCGTTCGCGTGCACCCCGACGCCCGCGGCGACGACCCGCAGGCCGCGCGCCAGGTTCTCGGCGCTGGGCCGCTCCCCGGGGTTCTTGCGCAGGCAGCGCTCGATCACCGTCCACAGCGGGTCCGGGACGGTGGAGGGGCGGCGCGGCTCGGC
This Streptomyces misionensis DNA region includes the following protein-coding sequences:
- a CDS encoding LPXTG cell wall anchor domain-containing protein gives rise to the protein MTRKTRIRIARVAAGAVVAAGASLCVAGVASADPGPICDIIVTPDCPDPGTGDPDPGNPDPGNPDPGNPDPGNPDPGNPDPGNPDPGNPDPGNPDPGNPDPGNPDPGNPDPGNPDPGNPDPGNGTGGSGNNGGGHGNGGGHGTGGSGNGGGSHHGGGTGGSGNGGGSGTGGSGTGGSGTGGNNDTPQGGGNDNVSQEAGSSALTDTGSDSPKPQGGGSGKQLAETGAGQTTFLVIGAATMIAGGIGFRVLPRLAGRGGAAA
- the prfB gene encoding peptide chain release factor 2, translating into MAVVDVSEELKSLSSTMESIEAVLDLDKMRADIAVLEEQAAAPSLWDNPDEAQKITSKLSHLQAEVRKAEALRGRIDDLAVLFEMAEEEDDPDTRAEAESELTAVRKALDEMEVRTLLSGEYDAREALVNIRAEAGGVDAADFAEKLQRMYLRWAEQRGYKTEIYETSYAEEAGIKSTTFAVQAPYAYGTLSVEQGTHRLVRISPFDNQGRRQTSFAGVEVLPVVEQSDHVEIDESELRIDVYRSSGPGGQGVNTTDSAVRITHLPTGIVVSCQNERSQIQNRATAMNVLQAKLLERRRQEEQAKMDALKGDGGNSWGNQMRSYVLHPYQMVKDLRTDHEVGNPEAVFNGEIDGFLEAGIRWRKQQEK
- a CDS encoding serine/threonine-protein kinase; the encoded protein is MARKIGSRYTANQILGRGSAGTVWLGEGPEGPVAIKLLREDLSSDQELVGRFVQERTALLGLEHPHIVTVRDLVVDGNDLALVMDLVRGTDLRTRLERERRLAPEAAVAIVADVADALAAAHRAGVVHRDVKPENVLLDMQGPLGPGGAHPALLTDFGVAKLIDAPRRTRATKIIGTPDYLAPEIVEGLPPRASVDIYALATVLYELLAGFTPFGGGHPGAVLRRHVTETVVPLPGIPEELWQLIVQCLAKAPASRLRASELAARLREQLPTLAGLPPLDVDEPEPAEPPAEAEPASAPPERAESVRRRGAVSLVPGARPDSNRDTHTSMRVPAPDELAGGAHGTARAPRTPGAPRPGSARHRAAVRRRRITLGVAGAAVAALVAVGGWWASGSDDQPPRDTHSTSTP
- a CDS encoding serine/threonine-protein kinase, encoding MRPVGSKYLLEEPLGRGATGTVWRARQRETAGEEAAVPGQPGETVAIKVLKEELASDPDIVMRFLRERSVLLRLTHPNIVRVRDLVVEGELLALVMDLVDGPDLHRYLRENGPLTPVAAALLTAQIADALAASHADGVVHRDLKPANVLLKQQDGEMHPMLTDFGIARLADSPGLTRTQEFVGTPAYVAPESAEGRPQTSAVDVYGAGILLYELVTGRPPFSGGTSLEVLHQHLSAEPRRPSTVPDPLWTVIERCLRKNPGERPSAENLARGLRVVAAGVGVHANAAAIAAAEGVGALLAPDPAPTAVPGEPGVPGAADPTQVLPTNAPPGAYDPNGATSVLPHTAGPAGAADPTAVLPHTGAADPTAVLPSTGPGQQGPEQPHPWQNQLRAARDRNEQTQVQYLSPEDDPLHHRPHRQAARPQQPQRQAPQPRPQQPQPRGRQQQGQGYQQGYGHAPQQQPRQYAPQPRQYAPPEPQRPAREPRPPRQRSANPMKIPGLGCLKGCLFTIVILVVASWLIWELTPLHTWVGQGRGYWHEVTHWAGQVSGWVKDLGGGN